ACGCCTTTTTTGCAACTGGCCATCACGGTTATAGAACAGCATGGCGGGTGGGCCATACAAACCAAAACGCTTGAGCAGGGCGGCATCATCCGCCGTATTGCGGGTCACGTCTGCCTGCAACAGCACATAGTTGGCCAGTTGTGCTTTGACCGCCGGATCAGGCAAAACGTTGCGATTGAATTCAAGGCAGGACACGCACCAGTCGGCGTAGAAATCCAGCAACACCGGTTTGCCATGTGCTGCGGCCACGGCGGCATCCAGTTCGGCTTCAGTTGCCACTTTCTGGAAACCGGCGGTATCGGGTTTGTACCACAGCGGGTGGCTGACCCACACTGCCGTACCAAGCAAAATCACCCCGAACACGCGCTTGACGTTGGTCATGGCCTTGCCCGACAGGCGCGGCAGCACCGTGGCGCCGAACGCACCAATCAGCAACAGCGGCACGCCCGTACCCAGACCCAGCGCGTAGAGCGCACCGCCGCCCAGGGCCAGATCGCCGGTTCTGGCCATATAAGCCAGCGCGCCAAACAAGGGGGGCGCCATGCAGGCGCCGACCAGCAAGGCCGACAAAATGCCCATGACAAACACGGGTGCCAGCTTGCCGCCGGGCAAACGGTTGGCCAGATCATTCACCCTGCTTTGAAAGCCACCCGGCATCTGCAACTCAAACAGACCGAACATCGAGGCCGCCATGGCCACAAAAAACAGCGTGATGATGACAATGGTCAGCGACGATTGCAGTTGCACCGTCAGCAAGGTGCCGGTGCTGGCGGCGGCGATCCCGACCATGGTGTAGGTCAGCGCAATGCCCTGAACGTAAACGAACGTCAGCCCGAATGCCTGCCAGCGGCTTTTGTTCTGGCCAATGACAATGCCGGAGACAATCGGCAGCAGCGGATACATGCAGGCGGTCAGCGAAAGGCCAATGCCTGCCAGGAAGAACAGCCCGACCGTGGCGGCCAGGCTACTGCGAAAAAAACCGCTGGTTCCTCCATCGCTGCCCACGTCGTTGGCGGCGACGGCAGTGCCGGCGGTGGTCGCGCCAAACAGTTGCTTGACGCCATCCTGCCCGGGTTTATCCATGTGCGAGGCGCCGTCTGCCGGCGGCGTCAGTTGTACAGTTTGCGGCGGATAGCACACGCCGGCCTCCGCACAGCCTTGCATGCGCACGGTCAGGTGCGGCGCGGCGGGCCAGGGCTGGCTGCTGGTCACGCGCACATCAATGCTGTGCGGATAAATTTCGACCTTGCCGAAATTGGGGTCGTTTTTTTGCTTGCCCTGCGGAAACGCCGGCGTCAGCGGTTGCGCTGGCTGGGTGCTGAAGCTGATCCGCTCGCGATACAGGTAATAACCCTCGGCCACCGTGAAATGGACGTTAAGCGTATTGGCATCAATGGTTTCTACCGAGGCCTTGAAGGCTTCAGACGGGGGCAACAGATCTTTTTCATCGACCGCCAGCGCGCTTTGCGCCGCGACAAGACACCACAAGGCCAGGCAGGCCGTCACGAAAGATCGGGCAAACAGGTGCCGCACGTTACTTCTCCAGGGTTTCGCTGACCAGCCAGTCCAGATAAGGCTGGAAAACGGATTGCGCCGGCAAGGCGATGATTTCCGGTACGTCGTACGGATGGTGCCCGGCAAGCCAGGTTTGCAGGGCCGCATAACGTTCGCCGGTTGTTTTTATCAAAAGCGGAACTTCTGCCGCTGTTTCGATTCTTCCTTCCCAGCGGTAGACTGACTGGATTTGCGGCAACAGGTTCACACATGCTGCCAGTCGTGCCTCAATCAACCCGTGTGCCAAAGTCATGGCGACGGCCGCGTCCGGGCAATTGCACAGCACGATGACCGCTTCATTTTCATAACGGTTTGTTTCCGGATTAACCAATGCCTTTTATCCTGCTCGCGGCACTGGCCTGGCCAGTGCTCGAAATCATTGCAATGATCATGTTTGCCAAAGCCTTTGGCGCTGGCTTGCTCATTGCCTGGTTGTTGATCGCCGCCGTGGTTGGCGGTCTGATGCTGCGCCATCACAAACTGGCCGTAGCGATGTCCTTGTTCAACGACGTACGCCAGGGCCGGGTCACCACCGCGTCCCTGTTCTGGGTGGCCAGATATTATATTTCTGCCGTTTTGCTGGTGCTACCTGGCTTGATCGGCGACGTGGTTGCTCTTGTCATGCTGCTGCCCTGGGGCAATAAAACGCCCATGGGGGCCGGCCCGGTTGACGACGGGGTGATCGAAGGCGATTTTCGCCGGATTGATCCACGCCCGGACCCCAATCGCCGGATTGATCACCAGTAAGCGTCGGTTATCCAAGGCGCCAGCAACAAAAAAGGCCGCTTTATGCGGCCTTTTTTCATGAAACCGGTCAGCCCGGTTACGTGGCGATGCGCACGTTTTGCAGGATATACGGTTCCAGCGACGCCACCACCACGCTCAGCAACAACTGGATGATCAGGATGAGTATCCACGGGGTGATGTCGATCCCCCCCACTGTGGGGATCATGCGGCGCAGCGGCCGCAGGAACGGGCCGGTAATGCCTTCGAGCACTGGCATCATCGGGTTGTAGGGCGAAATCCAGGACATCAGCGCCTGGCCGATCGTGGCTGCAAACAAGAGGTACAGCGACATCTTGAAGAGCTCCAGCACCGCGGCCAGCATGAGCGCGATGATGGACAGCGGCGAGCCAAAAATAAACGGCCATGGCGTGATTGCCAGCAAAATGAGGTGCATCAGAAACGCACAAGCCCACGCCAGCAGCAGGCTGGCGGTATCCAGATTGCGCACCGGCGGCACCACGCGGCGCACCGGCAGCACAATCCAGTTGGTCAGGGCCAGTACAAACTGGCCGACCGGGTGCTTGAACGAGACGCGGCTGGCCTGCAGGTAAAAGCGGGTCAGCAACACCAGGATAAAAAATTCGGCGATATTGCGGATGAGGAAGTCGAGCGCGTTCGCAAACATATCCTCGCCCCCGCTCAGACTTCAGTATCCCGGCCCAGCTCGTCACCCAGCTCACGGGAGCGGGCGGCGGCGGCCTGGGTGGCGGCAATGATGGTGGCACGGACCTGGCTGTTGTCCATGGCGTTGATGGCGCGTTCAGTGGTGCCGCCTTTGGAGGTCACCTTGATGCGCAGCGTGGCGGCGTCATCATCGCTTTGCGACGCCAGTTTCATGGCGCCGGCCACCGTTTCATAAGCCAGGGCACGGGCGATGTCCGGTGCAAAACCTTGCGCCCGGGCAGCAGCCTGCAACGACTCGATAAAGTAGAACACATAGGCCGGGCCGCTGCCGGAAATGGCGGTGATGCCATCCATCTCGCTTTCTTCTTTCAGCCAGACCACCTTGCCGATCGAAGCCAGGATGCGGTCTACCGCCGCGCGGTCTTCCGCCGATACACCTTCTGCCGCATACACGCCGGAAATGCCGGCTTGCACCAGCGCCGGGGTATTGGGCATGACGCGGACCACGCGGCCATAACCACCCAGCCAGCGCGAGAGCGTCTCCACACGCACGCCTGCGGCGATCGACAAGGCCATTGCGCCGTTCAGTTGCGGCGCGACGGCCTGTGCCACCTGGCGCAGTTGCTGCGGCTTGACCGCAAAGATCACCACATCGCTGGCGGGCAGGGCGTCATCCGGCGTGCCACTGGCAAGGCCGTATTCGCTGTTCAGCTGGGCGCGACGGGTCGCATCCGGTTCGACCACGTACAGGTCGCTGGCCGCAAAGCCCTGGCTGATCAGGCCGCCAATCATGGCGCCTGCCATGTTGCCGCCGCCGATAAAGGTAATCTTCATGTGTTTAAGTATCCCGTTGACTGTATTGGTCTGATGTTCATCGCAAGCGGCCTCATTGCGCGCCGGTCACGCAGTCGCAAGCGATTATGCCGTGCTTTTGGCCGGGCGGGCGCCAAATAATGCGGTTCCGATGCGTACCAGCGTGGCGCCATGGGCAACGGCCTGTTCCAGATCGGCCGACATACCCATTGACAAGGTATCGAGCGCCAGGCCCTGCGCGTTCAAGGTGTTGAGCAAATCCTGCATTTGCGTAAATTGCCGGCCCAGTTCGGCCTGGTCTTGCGTGGGTTCCGGAATACACATCAACCCGCGCAGCTTGATGCCGGGCAGCGCCGCAATGGCCTGGGCCAGCGCCGGTGCCTGAGCCGCCGTGATGCCCGATTTGCTGTCCTCACCAGAGACATTGATCTGGATACAGACGTTGAGCGCCGGCATTTCGTTCGGTCGTTGCAGTGAGAGCCTTTCTGCAATCAACAGGCGGTCGATCGCATGAACCCAATGTGCATGTTCGGCCACCACGCGGGTCTTGTTGCGCTGCAAGGGGCCGATGAAATGCCATTCAAGATCGGCAAGGTCTGCCAGTGCGTCAACCTTGCCGGCAAATTCCTGGACATAGTTCTCGCCAAACGCACGCTGGCCGGCCGCATGAAACAAACGGATATCTTCGGCCGGAAACGTTTTGCTGACAGCGAGCAGCGTCACGCTGCCGGGCGCCCGGGCGCATTGCCGGGCGGCAGCATCAATCCGCTGATGGATGGCCGCAAGGGCCTGGGGGGCGTGATCGGTCATGGGCTCGCACGGAAAAAGCCATGGCATGACCACGGCGTCAGGCCGGGTCATGTGGGCGGCAACAGCGCTGCCCGATGCGCATTATAAATTCATTTGTGGCTGGCAGACCGGCGCGCACCGTTATCCGGGCGCAGACGAACGGGAATAGGCACCAGTTCTTCCATCCGGTCAGCCCGTGCCACGGCGGCGACAACCAGCAAGCAAAAACCGATGGCGATGGCCGCGGCCGTCAGCATTTGCCCTTCTACCCAGGAATGTAGCCCCAGAAAGCCGGCAACGGCGATGACAACATCCAGTAAACCCGAAATCAGATCGTTCACGATGGTAAGTCCTTATAGATTCACCGACCGCTGGCAAGCCTTGCCAGGGATACTGGCTGACTGCAACACGGCGGCTGTCCGGTCTTGTGGACCGCAAGTCGGAACAAGGCGCGTGGCACTTTTTCCGTTTGTAAGCGCAGCTTCACGCCTTGTCGGACAACACTTTGAACTGTCGATGAGTGCAAGTAGATAGTTGTCTTTTGGATACGTCGCTGGCGCGCGCTGGTTACGTTGTATTTCACCGCAGTTAGAATCGACCGCGATATGCAATAGTTGTCATGCATACTGCTGTCATTTGCCCTTGTCATGTTCCGCTCGTGGTGCGCCAGGCCCGCGGGGGAAAACACCGGAGTCTTGCGCCCTCATGGAAATCTCTGAACTGCTCGCGTTTGCCGTCAAAAACAAGGCGTCCGACTTGCACCTCTCCAGCGGCCTGCCGCCCATGATCCGTGTGCACGGTGACGTGCGCCGTATCAACCTGCCGCCACTGGAACACAAAGACGTGCACGACATGGTGTATGACATCATGAACGACGGGCAGCGCAAGGTGTACGAAGACACGCTTGAGTGCGATTTCTCGTTTGAAATCCCCAATCTGGCGCGTTTCCGGGTCAACGCCTTTGTGCAGAACCGGGGTGCAGGTGCGGTGTTCCGGACCATTCCGTCCAAGGTGTTGACGCTGGAAGAACTGAACGCGCCGCGCGTGTTCCGTGAAATCGCTGAAAACCCGCGTGGTCTCGTACTGGTCACCGGCCCGACCGGCTCGGGCAAGTCGACCACGCTGGCGGCGATGGTGAACTACATCAACGAAAACGAGTACGGCCACATCCTGACCGTGGAAGACCCGATCGAATTCGTGCACTCGTCCAAGAAGTGTCTGATCAACCAGCGGGAAGTCGGCCCGCACACGCTGTCGTTCTCCAACGCGCTGCGCTCGGCCCTGCGGGAAGATCCGGACGTGGTGCTGGTGGGCGAATTGCGTGACCTGGAAACCATTCGCCTGGCGCTGACTGCCGCGGAAACCGGCCACCTTGTGTTCGGTACGCTGCACACCAGTTCTGCTGCCAAAACAATTGACCGGGTGGTCGACGTGTTCCCGGCCGCTGAAAAAGAAATGGTGCGGGCGATGTTGTCTGAATCGCTGCGCGCGGTGATTTCGCAAACCCTGCTCAAAACCAAGGATGGCGCAGGCCGGGTGGCGGCGCACGAAATCATGATCGGTATTCCGGCCATTCGTAACCTGATCCGGGAAAACAAGGTGGCGCAGATGTATTCGTCAATCCAGACCGGTTCGCAATTCGGCATGCAGACACTGGACCAGAACCTGCAGAACCTGGTTCAGCGCAATATTGTTTCGGTGGCCGAAGCACGCGGCAAGGCGGCCATCCCGGATAACTTCAAGGGTTAATCCGCGCAAACTGGCCAGCAACAGCCTGGCAAGTTTGTCAGTATCGTTCGTCAAGGCGGCCTGAACAGCAAATAGTCATGGCGCAACCCGGTTGCGGGCAGCTATTGAATAATCAGGCTATAGATATTTGATTGAAGGATGAAGTGGCGACAGACCGTTTCATCTCAACAGCGAAAGAATTCAGGAATCATGGAAAAAGAACAGGCAGCCAAGTTCATGCAAGACCTTTTGCGCCATATGCGCGCCAAAGGGGCATCGGACTTGTTCATTACCGCAGATTTTCCACCTGCAATGAAGGTGGATGGCCGCGTTACGCCAGTCTCTGCCCAGGCACTGACTTCGCAACACACCAAAGAACTGGCCCGCGCGATCATGAATGATCGGCAGGCTGAAGAATTTGAAGCAACGCACGAATGTAATTTCGCCATCAGCCCGGGTACGCTGGGGCGTTATCGCGTTAATGCATTCATGCAGCAAGGGCGCGTCGGGATGGTATTGCGGACGATCAATTCGCAAATCCCCAAGCTGGAAGATCTGGGTTTGCCACCGGTATTGCACGATATTGCAATGACCAAACGCGGCCTTGTGATTTTTGTCGGCGGTACGGGTTCGGGTAAATCCACCTCGCTGGCGGCCATGATTGGCGAACGCAATGAAAAAGCGTACGACCACATCATTACCATTGAAGACCCGATTGAATACGTGCACGAGCACAGAAACAGTATCGTGACGCAACGTGAAGTCGGCGTGGATACGGACTCCTGGGGCGCGGCGCTGAAGAACACGCTGCGGCAGGCGCCAGACGTGATCCTGATTGGTGAGATCCGCGATCGCGACACCATGGATTACGCCATTGCCTTTGCTGAAACCGGTCACCTTTGCATGGCAACGCTGCACGCCAACTCATCCAATCAGGCGCTGGACCGGATTATCAACTTCTTCCCGGAAGAACGCCGTTCGCAATTGCTGATGGATTTGTCGTTGAACCTGAAAGCCTTTGTTTCGCAACGGCTTGTTCCGCATCGCTCCGGTCAGGGCCGGGTTGCTGCGGTTGAAGTCATGCTTAATTCACCGCTGATTTCGGAACTGATTTTCAAGGGCGAAGTCCATGAGATCAAAGAAATCATGAAAAAGTCGCGTGAATTGGGGATGCAGACTTTTGACCAGTCTTTGTTTGATTTGTATGAAGCGGGTCTGATCAGTTATGAAGACGCGCTGCGCAATGCCGATTCAGTGAACGATTTGCGGTTGCATATCAAGTTGCAAGGCGCAGAAGCCAAACATAAAGATGTGCTTTCCGGAATCGATCACCTGGATATCGTATAACATATGCCACTTGTTGACTGAAATCGACCGCTGATCTACGGATGAAGAAACGCCCAGCTCACTCTTTGCATCTTCTTTCGCTGCTTGCTGTTGGGATGACCTTCAGCGCAGCGCCTGCGTTCTCTGCCGCGTTGGGGCCGATCCAGGTGCGTTCTGCCCTGGGCGAGCGTCTTGATGCGGTGATCCAGGTCAATACCGCGACCAATGAAGAGCTGACCAGCAGTTGCTTCAAGCTGGGCACGCCGCAGCAGGACGACGAAGGCGTGGTCCTGCGCGGTGTACAAATGGTCTGGGAGCCGCAAGGCGGCGGTGCCGGGCGCTTGCATCTGCGCACGACCGAGCCTGTGACCGAGCCCGTGGTGCGGTTGCCCTTGCAGGTGAAATGCAGCAACGACGATACCCGCGATTTCCAGCGCGATTACACGCTGCTGCTTGATCCGCGCGATTATCGCGGCGCTGTCGCCAGCCCTGATTTGCCCTCCACCACCACGACCAGTGCCTTGCCAGGCAACACCACGCGCCCGGCCAAACGCAAGCTGCCGGCGTTGGGCAGTACCTGGACGGTCCGCGGTGGTGACAGCGTAGAGTCGATCGCCAGCAGCTATTACCCGCGCAACGACGCTGCCCGCAAGCAGTTCATTGCCGATCTGTACACCCAGAATCCGGATTTGCCGCAGGGTTATCGCGTGCCCTTGCCGGTTGATACCCAGTTGTCTTTGCCCAAGGCCGCTGTGGTGGCCGCACCGGCTGGCGACGCTGCGCCGCGTCCGCCCAAGGCCCAGCGCAAGCCGGCGCTGAGCGAAGGGCGTTCCGTCCTGCGGCTGGATGATTCGCCGCCGGAAACGCCGTCTCCTTCCACCGCGTCGTCGCCTGCGCTGGCGGCCATTGCCAATCAGGCCGCGTCTGAAGATCAACAATTGGCCTTGCTCAAGACCCAGATTGCCCAATTGCAGCAAGAACTGGCGCAACTGAAACTGCAAGCCCAACAACAACTGGCCGCACCGGGCGCCGCAGTGGCCGCCTCCGGTGCGCCTGCAACGCCGGCGCCGGCCGCGGCCGTGCCGCACCCGCATGCGCCGGTTCAGGTCGCCCCGGCGCCTGCGCCGGAAAAGAGCGGCAGCTTGATGGACTGGCTGTTGTTCCCGCTGATCGTGCTGGTGGTCGCACTGGCCCTGGCGTGGTCGTACTGGCGCTGGAAAATGCGTCAGCGTGCGGTGCAGGCAGCTGAAGATGAATACGCGCTGCAGTTCGTCAACGGCGTGGATCCGGATGACGAAGAGGATGACATCGTGGCGCCGATCGCCGGTGTGGCGGCGCGTGGCAATCCCGCTCCGGCCCCCGCCGGGCGTCCGGAGCCGCATCGCGAACTGGCGACCAACATCAATCAGATCGCCAACGAGTGGCAGAACTCCACCATGGACGTGGTGCAGCCGGGCAATGTCTCTGAAGAAGCCCAGTTGTTGCTGGATCACGGCTTGCTGCAACAGGCCATCAACCTGCTGACGCAGGAGATCGAACAACACCCGACGCTGAGTGCCTTGTGGCTCAAGCTGCTGTCCATTTACAGCCAGCACCACATGAAGGCGGACTTCCTGACTTGCGCGACCCAGTTCCGCGAGCATTTCAGCGACGAATCATTGTGGCGCCAGGTGCAGGTCATGGGCGCCGATGTGGACCCGGATAATCCGCTCTATCACCTGAGCGAAGAAGACGCGGCCAGCTTGCCTGATTACCGCAAAGAATCTGCACTCAAACACAATATTGGCGGCACGCTGCCGGACGAGCATCCGTCCACGCCGTCGCCGCAGGCCGATGCCGAGTTTGCCTCGCTGATGCGCGAGCAGGCCGGGCTGGAGCGCGCGGATTCCGAGTGGACGCTGTCTGAAGAGCACGAGGCGTTGCCGCGTAATCCGCTGGCCGGACACGTGCCGTTTGATACCCGTTTGCCAGAGCCGCTGCCGGCCCACGCGGACGATGAAGTCGCGCATGACGCGCCGTTCGGTAACGAGCTTGAGTTTGATCTGGATGCATTGCCGCCGCTGGAGGCGCCGGTACTGCGGCCATCGGCTCCAGCGCATGTGGCTGAGCCAGTCGCCGCGCCGGCACCGGTTTCGGCTCCTGTGGCCGCAGAGCCGCCAGCACCGGCAGACTTTCACACCGATGACCCGCATATGCAGAAGATCGCCTCCATGCTGGAACACGGGCAGGACGACGAGGCGCTGCGTGCGCTGGAAGAAATGTTGTACTCGGGTTCGGGCACGCAGCGTCAGCTGGCGCTGAAGTGGCTGGGCAAACTGCAGCCGCGCGCGTTCGACAAGTAATCAGGCCGCGCGGACGGGCTGCTCTACTTTTCAGTCTGTGTTGACCATCGCCGGGGCAGGCGCGGGCCCCGGCCCGGGCACAATCGCCCCGGCCAGTTGCTCCGTACACTGCGGCGTCAGTAACGATTCCCCCAGAAAATCCAGGAAATGCCGCACTGCGGGCACCAGCCCACGGCGGGACGGGAACACCGCGTGCGCATAGCCCAGCGCGGAACGCCAGTCAGGCAAGACCTGCACCAGCTTGCCGCTGGCCAGCTCCTCGCGCACCAGGTACTCCGGCAGAATCACCGCACCAATGCCGGCCTCGGCGGCAAACATCAGTGTCGGCATATCGTCTGCCACGTAGCGCGGATAGTGCGTGACCATGCGCTCTTCGCCTCGTGGCCCCACCAGTGACCAGGTGGCGCGGCCGTCTACCGCCGTCATGGCCAGGGTATCCAGCCAGCCCAGTTCATCCGGATGGGTAGGCTCGCCTTGCCGGGCCAGTTGCGCCGGGCTGGCAACCAGCACCGAATGCGCCACCCCCAGTTGTTTGACCACCAGCGAGGCTGAATCCTGCAGGGTGGGGCGCACGCGCAAGGCGACATCAATGCCTTCTTCCAGCAAATCAATCGGCCGGTTGGTGACCAGCATGTTGATCTTCACTTGCGGGTATTGCTGCATGAAGAACGGGATGATCTTGCCGACTACCGTTTGCGCCAGCGTCACCGGGCAACTGACGCGGATGGTGCCGCGCGGGGTGGACTGCACGTGCTCGACGGCCTCGCTGGCCGCACGGGCTTCGTCGCGGATCGCCAGGCAGTGGCGGTAATACAGTTCACCGACTTCAGTCAGCGCCAGTTTGCGGGTGGTGCGCTGTAACAGGCGCACGCCCAGCCGCGCTTCCAGTTCCGCCACGCGGCGGGACAAGCGCGATTTGGGAATACCCAGCGTACGGCTGGCGCTGGAAAAGCCCCCGGCCTCGACCACTTCGGCAAAAAAATACATGTCATTCAGATCATGCATGGCGGCAGGTCCATCTTCATTGTTCCATTTCCAGGACAATCTATCGCATTTTTGCCGACTTATCACCTATCAGACGCATCGGTAGAGTAGCACCCATGTTGCAAGGCCAGCCGGACTCACCGGCACCTCACAGATCAAAGGAGATAATCATGAAACTGCTGCATATCGATTCGAGCGTTCTGGGTGACAACTCTGTATCGCGCAAGCTGACCGCCAATATCACCAAGGCTTATCAAGCCGCCAACCCGACCGCCCAGGTGGAATATCTGGATCTGGCCGTGTCTGAGCCGAGCCATCTGTCCGGCGAAGCACTGGGTCATCGTTTTGTACCGGCCGAATCGCACACCGAAGTGCAAAAGCGTGAAGCCGCATACGGCGAAGCCCTGCTGAGCCAGTTCCTGGCTGCCGACGTGATCGTGGTGGGTGCCCCGATGTACAACTTCTCGATCCCCAGCCAGCTCAAGGCCTGGATCGACCGTATCGCCGTTGCCGGCCGTACTTTCAAGTACACTGAAAATGGCCCGGTTGGCCTGGCGACCGGCAAGACGGTGGTTGTGGCTTCCTCGCGCGGTGGTGTGTATTCCAGCAACGAAGCGCTGCGTGCCCTGGACCATCAGGAAGCGTATCTGCGTACCGTGTTCGGTTTTGTCGGTATCACTGACGTGCGCTTTGTGCGTGCTGAAGGCGTGTCGCAAGGCGACGCGAAGAAGGCTGAAGCCTTTGCCAATGCGGAAAAGGAAATCGCCGCACTGACCGCCTGATTGTTCTGGTGATCGTGTCCGACGCCTGGCCCGTGCCAGGCGTTTTTATTTCTGGAGCCTCTAATGAAAGCCCCATCCTGCACCGGTTCGAATGTCTATCTGCATGGGCAAGTGCCCGCCAGCGTGACCGTACCTGCAGCCATGCGCACCTTGCTGGTTTACGTGTTTGAAAACGCGACGGCCATGCTGAGCTTGCGCGGCCTTGCGGGTGGGGAAGTGCGTCTGCAACCGGGCGAGTTTCTGGTGGCTCCGGTGCAACCGGGGGCCATGATCCAGCTGGCCAGTGAGCGCGGCCTGGCGCAACACGCGTTGATCCGTTTTGTGCCAGACGCTGCACCGCGCGCCCAGCGTTGCAAATGCGAAATCCCGGTGGATATCGGCCCGGGCTGGCGGGCGCGCAAACTGAGCGCGCCAGACGTGCCGACCTTGCTGGATGCCTACCTGGAAACCGCCGGCGCCTGGACGCCAGCCAGCACAGCGCCGTTTTGCGATCAGCAAGAAGCGACGGTCAAGGTGCTGCGCGGCGAAGTCAGCAGCGGCGGCCTGCGGCTGGGTGAGGGCGAAGCGGGCGTGGTGCGCCTCGACACCCCGTTGCTGGCCAGCATGCGCAGCCACGTGCTGGTGCAGGCCTGATCGGCTGAGCCGCACCACCAAAAAAAAGCCCGCCGGCAGGCGGGCTCAATCGTTGCACGGGACACTGGACTGCACAAACTTGCGGCAACCCGGCTTAGCGAAAACGCGCGGCCATGCCGGCGGCACCAAATTCCTGGTAACGCGCTTCGCATACCGCGCGCATGGCGGCAATGGCCGGCTTGAGATAAGCACGCGGGTCAAAATCGGCCGGGTTGGTGATGAAATGCTTGCGGATGGCGCCGGTCATGGCAAGGCGCAAATCCGTATCAATGTTGATCTTGCGTACGCCATATTTGATGGCGCGCTGGATCTCTGCCACCGGCACGCCCCAGGTCGGCTTGATATCGCCACCGAACTCGCGCACTTCCGATAACAATTCCTGCGGCACGCTGGATGAACCGTGCATCACCAGATGCGTGTGCGGGATCGCCTCGTGGATGGCCTTGATGCGTTCAATCGCCAGCACCTCACCCGTGGGTGGGCGGGTGAACTTGTAGGCG
The genomic region above belongs to Silvimonas iriomotensis and contains:
- the dsbD gene encoding protein-disulfide reductase DsbD codes for the protein MRHLFARSFVTACLALWCLVAAQSALAVDEKDLLPPSEAFKASVETIDANTLNVHFTVAEGYYLYRERISFSTQPAQPLTPAFPQGKQKNDPNFGKVEIYPHSIDVRVTSSQPWPAAPHLTVRMQGCAEAGVCYPPQTVQLTPPADGASHMDKPGQDGVKQLFGATTAGTAVAANDVGSDGGTSGFFRSSLAATVGLFFLAGIGLSLTACMYPLLPIVSGIVIGQNKSRWQAFGLTFVYVQGIALTYTMVGIAAASTGTLLTVQLQSSLTIVIITLFFVAMAASMFGLFELQMPGGFQSRVNDLANRLPGGKLAPVFVMGILSALLVGACMAPPLFGALAYMARTGDLALGGGALYALGLGTGVPLLLIGAFGATVLPRLSGKAMTNVKRVFGVILLGTAVWVSHPLWYKPDTAGFQKVATEAELDAAVAAAHGKPVLLDFYADWCVSCLEFNRNVLPDPAVKAQLANYVLLQADVTRNTADDAALLKRFGLYGPPAMLFYNRDGQLQKRRVVGDPTAAEFAGILQQLVQGNTLQ
- the cutA gene encoding divalent-cation tolerance protein CutA; this translates as MVNPETNRYENEAVIVLCNCPDAAVAMTLAHGLIEARLAACVNLLPQIQSVYRWEGRIETAAEVPLLIKTTGERYAALQTWLAGHHPYDVPEIIALPAQSVFQPYLDWLVSETLEK
- a CDS encoding FxsA family protein, which translates into the protein MPFILLAALAWPVLEIIAMIMFAKAFGAGLLIAWLLIAAVVGGLMLRHHKLAVAMSLFNDVRQGRVTTASLFWVARYYISAVLLVLPGLIGDVVALVMLLPWGNKTPMGAGPVDDGVIEGDFRRIDPRPDPNRRIDHQ
- a CDS encoding YggT family protein, giving the protein MFANALDFLIRNIAEFFILVLLTRFYLQASRVSFKHPVGQFVLALTNWIVLPVRRVVPPVRNLDTASLLLAWACAFLMHLILLAITPWPFIFGSPLSIIALMLAAVLELFKMSLYLLFAATIGQALMSWISPYNPMMPVLEGITGPFLRPLRRMIPTVGGIDITPWILILIIQLLLSVVVASLEPYILQNVRIAT
- the proC gene encoding pyrroline-5-carboxylate reductase, coding for MKITFIGGGNMAGAMIGGLISQGFAASDLYVVEPDATRRAQLNSEYGLASGTPDDALPASDVVIFAVKPQQLRQVAQAVAPQLNGAMALSIAAGVRVETLSRWLGGYGRVVRVMPNTPALVQAGISGVYAAEGVSAEDRAAVDRILASIGKVVWLKEESEMDGITAISGSGPAYVFYFIESLQAAARAQGFAPDIARALAYETVAGAMKLASQSDDDAATLRIKVTSKGGTTERAINAMDNSQVRATIIAATQAAAARSRELGDELGRDTEV
- a CDS encoding YggS family pyridoxal phosphate-dependent enzyme produces the protein MTDHAPQALAAIHQRIDAAARQCARAPGSVTLLAVSKTFPAEDIRLFHAAGQRAFGENYVQEFAGKVDALADLADLEWHFIGPLQRNKTRVVAEHAHWVHAIDRLLIAERLSLQRPNEMPALNVCIQINVSGEDSKSGITAAQAPALAQAIAALPGIKLRGLMCIPEPTQDQAELGRQFTQMQDLLNTLNAQGLALDTLSMGMSADLEQAVAHGATLVRIGTALFGARPAKSTA
- a CDS encoding type IV pilus twitching motility protein PilT, which gives rise to MEISELLAFAVKNKASDLHLSSGLPPMIRVHGDVRRINLPPLEHKDVHDMVYDIMNDGQRKVYEDTLECDFSFEIPNLARFRVNAFVQNRGAGAVFRTIPSKVLTLEELNAPRVFREIAENPRGLVLVTGPTGSGKSTTLAAMVNYINENEYGHILTVEDPIEFVHSSKKCLINQREVGPHTLSFSNALRSALREDPDVVLVGELRDLETIRLALTAAETGHLVFGTLHTSSAAKTIDRVVDVFPAAEKEMVRAMLSESLRAVISQTLLKTKDGAGRVAAHEIMIGIPAIRNLIRENKVAQMYSSIQTGSQFGMQTLDQNLQNLVQRNIVSVAEARGKAAIPDNFKG
- a CDS encoding PilT/PilU family type 4a pilus ATPase — translated: MEKEQAAKFMQDLLRHMRAKGASDLFITADFPPAMKVDGRVTPVSAQALTSQHTKELARAIMNDRQAEEFEATHECNFAISPGTLGRYRVNAFMQQGRVGMVLRTINSQIPKLEDLGLPPVLHDIAMTKRGLVIFVGGTGSGKSTSLAAMIGERNEKAYDHIITIEDPIEYVHEHRNSIVTQREVGVDTDSWGAALKNTLRQAPDVILIGEIRDRDTMDYAIAFAETGHLCMATLHANSSNQALDRIINFFPEERRSQLLMDLSLNLKAFVSQRLVPHRSGQGRVAAVEVMLNSPLISELIFKGEVHEIKEIMKKSRELGMQTFDQSLFDLYEAGLISYEDALRNADSVNDLRLHIKLQGAEAKHKDVLSGIDHLDIV